ACGACAGTTGAAGTCAACGTTACAAATGTCCTCAAAAGAATTGGCTTTCGAAATATCATACAATTAATTTGCGTCAAAGTCATCCATGGATTGCCCGTAAACATTCTTGCACACTGAGTAGCTACCTTCTCAGCAAGCAGAAGAATGGCACCGCCAAAAATTGTCGATTGGTTATTCAGGTCACGTGAAAGAAAAATATGGTTGACAACCAATTTTGTCTCTTTCATCGACAATCTTCTTTTCCCTGATACAACGGGCACTTTTACTTTAGTTTGATCAAACTGTTGATTCTTTTCAAGACAAGccttatacatatttttttttctttgaatgtaCTCAGACCAATAATCCAGTTCTTCTGAATATGTCGTTAGCCCGGGGATGGATTTATTGACAATTCCTATTTCGATTAAAGCAACCATGGTCACCCAATGCATCTGAACAAGTTGATATTCATTCATTGAAAGATCATACCGCTTGACATCAACTTTTATAGTCATGCTTGACGCTCCCACGTGTACCAAGTGCCCCTGCGCACGAATTAAATCGCCGTGAAAAATGGGCTTAAAAAAATCGCAGCGATCGAACGAAATTGTGGCAATCATGGAATTAGAATGGCGAAATGCTATACAGCCACACAGAGAATCGATCATGTCTAAAACAAGGGCACCTGAACAAGGATGTCCATATAATGCGTCTTCCCCAACAACTCTCGATAAGGAATATGCGCTTTCTCTGGGAGATCTATAAACCCTATCATTGTGATTTTGAAGAGCGTTCGCAGACGCTTTGACGGGTACCATAGAGTACGGTTCTATGAAAGCCGCtaaaaattttcacattaattttaTGTCAAAAGCAAAACTATGTGGACAAAAAATTTGAGAACCTCAAAATATGTTTTTGGAATTGAAAACAATGCTATGCAATCAGtcaaaaaattaaagttattcttTGAACCAGAGTGATTTAAATTCTACAGCTTATCGATCTGCAATAGTCGAACACTCCAGTAATTGAATGAATAATCTTGATCTGTCTCGCATCAAATATAACCCCACCTGCCGAAAAAAATGCTAAAAAGCCCGTCcaacaaaaaatacaattacatTTACATTGATAAGATTAATCGCAAGTATAAAACCTTGATTACACTCCCTCTTGTCAAAGTCTATCGAAACTCGGTAAAATCTAATCAATAATAGATATCCAGAGCagatgaaaaaatatataaaagcctGAAAATATGCAGCTTCACGACATGGCCATACAAATCACACCCTGCTAAATGTATGGTTGAAAGTTGGTTTTGCTGAAAaatagggaaaaaaacctctgaagCATAAGGGGAAAAACACACGGAATGCTGAAAAGCTAAAATATGAGGAAATAATGGATGTATGTGCTTGGCAACATTAAGCAAGACCTTTCAATAAGAGATGACAAGTAAATATTATGTTTTTAGCAAAAATAAGGTTGAGAGCTAAAAGCAATGTTATCTTGAAATTTCTAGAATAACACTTAGCGTATCTAGAAGATAGGATAGTATTACCGAACTAGGTCTTATATACGCAAAAATTAATTGACTACAAAATCAAATGACTCAGAAGCTTTGAATTCACGCAGCCGAAAAATACTAGGGCATAATTTATGTGGAGATGAAAGATATAACAACGGCCGTCGGTAAATACAGGATATGGTAAAATGGCCCCATAAAAATGTATGAGCTATAGGAAGAAGTTGATGGATATAAGGTAGAATGAAACCCGGTCTCACAAATTTTAGAGAGCAAATATTGTTACAAAAGCATGAAACATTTCTGTCCACTCAATACGCACGATGATTAGTCATCGCAGATTTATATTGGTAGTACTCCGTGATGAAAAGATGAGCTGAAAAAAGAGCGCATTACAATGGTCGATGTACGGATTAAATCCTAGTCGTTTGATCAGCATTCTATCAAATGCGATCCGTTGATGTATATATCATTTTCAGGTATGGAACTGTAAACTAGGATCATATACAAATTGAAGTGATACGATTTTAGAGAGAAATATAATCGAATACGAGGTAGCTTTACAGAAAGGATGTGCTTCTAGATTatcagagaagaagaagaatatttgaaaaatttaatagtaattatcGTTAAAAAAGACAAATTTTTTGATATTATCTGCCTCTCAATTAAGAATAGCTAGACTTGGGTCGACAGAATACAGGAAGATAGGGCTATAAACTAAAGCCTTTTTATGGCCAGCTCCCTGTCATGAACCCGTTACCGTTTTTGACAAATCAAGAAAATGCATCCTTCCCTGATGTTTATGAGATGTTTGTTTATTTTGACAAACTATACTTTAACCAACATCTTGGATCCGTGATACTAAAATGGAGTAACCGAATGACCTTATGTGCGGGATTATGTGAATACAAAGGTGGGCTATGTACAATCAAACTGTCTAAAAAGCTCCTTCAATATCGAACAAGTGCAGACATTTTGAACACATTACTTGTACGTCCAGATCTTGAGCTAGCTTGTTGTTCTTCTGAACACttaataataacctcagaagtGGTATAGCATGAGTGTATTCATGCGTttctttttattacaaaaaaagaaatagaCAGAACACATGGCCCCGAGTTTCATAATATGATGCATAAAATTAATCGGATAGGTGGGCACCAAATTACCGTATACCATTCATTTAGACAAGAGGTAGAACTTTATAGAATACATTGGTGGCAGTGTCAACGATGCCACAGAATTTTTAAAAGATCCAGAAATAGGATTCCATCACCTAAAGAATGGTTTTTTGCGGCTCATAGCAAGAATTGTGGTGGAAACTTAATAAAAATTAAAGGGCCAGATAAAAAAATAGATAAAGGCCACCTCCTAGGCTCAAGCAGCGAACCCAGCGACGAAAATGTTTCAAAAGATGAGCATGGCACTAGATTACCGAATGACgaccttttattaatatttttagatgATACAGACGAAGAGAGTGTGAAAAAATTGGCTGTTTCGAAGTTTACATTTGAACCAAAAAAAGAccagactataaatttaacagcTGAGCTCAATGCACAAATCACCAATTTAAAGCTGCAATCTATCCCAGTTATTGATCTAACGACTGAAGCCGATCCAAACGTTATCGATTTGACAATTGAATCCACAAAGCATAGTTTTGAACCCTATTAAAAGTCCAGTACTTTGCAATTATTCAGTAAACTAAAAAacaattcagttttgtttttagtAAATGCAAGTCATGTTTCCTTTTAAGAGCTTTCATTCTTCAGCTCAATGTTGCCGTTCTCGttacggtttaagacattaccatGCATCTCAACCAATTGTACGTTTTATCCTTTATCAAGAAATAGCgcttttacattttgtttttaaaagcGACATTCCCCCATCCCCATGTTCTTCTTGATAGCTTATCTTACTAACTAATCATTTACTGTGCAGCGTTCATCTGCTTTGACTTGCTTAACCGAAGATGAGTCTCTGCTTCGTGACACAGTGGCTCGATTCTCTGCAGAAAAAATCGCACCTCTtgttaaaaaaatggatgaaacTTGTACACTTGATCCAAGTATTATCAAGGCGTGCTTCGAAAATGGTGCGAACTGAATTAAATCTTATATTCTTATCTGTTTTTTTATAATAGTATCTCTCGGAGAAGGAGGGAATTAGCTTACAGACTATATTTTCGAAACAAAAAGGTTTGATGGGAATAGAGATTGATCAAGAACTAGGAGGTaagaaaattctgaaatttttGGCTTACATTTATAAACAGCAGTAAAGTTTATTTCTAATCAAACGATTTGATGTCTGATAAAAAATAGGTGCTggcatttctttcttttccagcaTTATTGCAATTGAGGAATTGGCCAAAGTTGATCCTTCGGTcagtatttttgttgatgttcaaaatACTCTCGCTGGAACAGCCATTCGCCAATTCGGTAGCAAAGATCTCCAAGCCAAGTACTTGCCTCGTTTGGCCCAGGACACGGTCGGGTCGTTTTGTTTGAGCGAATGGGGCAGTGGATCAGACGCTTTTGCTCTAAAAACAACGGCTGTTCGTGATGGCGAGGATTATGTCCTAAATGGAACCAAGGCTTGGATTACAAACTCAGCAGAAGCAGGGCTATTTGTTGTATTTGCTAACGCAGATTTTTCAAAGGGATATAAGGGTATCACAAGCTTTATTGTAGAACGCAACATGCCTGGACTAAAAATAGGTAAAAAAGAGGATAAATTGGGGATTCGCGCAAGTTCTACCTGCGAAGTTATTTTAGAGAACGTTCGTGTCCCAAGCGAGAATGTCTTAGGTGAATTTGGAAAGGGGTATAAGATAGCCATTGAAGTTTTAAATGAGGGGCGTATAGGCATTGGTGCGCAAATGCTGGGAATAGCAGAGGGTGCCCTCGCTAAAACGATACCTTACCTAACACAGAGAAAGCAATTTGGAAAATTTATTCACGAGTTTCAGGGAGTTCAGTTCTCGCTCGCTGATCTGAGTGTGGATGTTGAGTCGACTAGACTGCTTGTATATAATGCGGCTCGGTTGAAGGATGAAGGGAAACCTTTTATTATAGAAGCCGCACAGGCAAAACTCCAATCGTCCATTATAGCAAGCAAGGTAGCATCAGCCTGCATAAACTTATGTGGAGGAGTTGGATTTACAAAAGAACTTGGTGTCGAAAAATATTATCGAGATGCAAAGATAGGGGAAATTTACGAAGGAACTTCTAACATATGTCGAGAAACCATCGCTAAATATCTTATTCCACTCTATCAGCCGAAATAAAATAATTTGAGCAAGGCTATTCTATACGTCTTCTCTTTTATGAAGTTTTGAGTAACCGTAGATCTTCCAAATAAACTTTGAAGAGAAGTGCTGATTAACATAATGGCAGGTCACAAGTAGTCTTGCATACTTGCGAAAAACGTGGTATAGTCTATTTGAAATACTGTAAGTGTCTGAGAGTGTTGAATAAGTAGAATCTGTCAAAACAAAATTTATGCAAACACTGTATTTAtcgaaaaattttttttatttcaaatacgtGAACATTGAGGATCTGTTATCTTAGTTTTGTCACGATAATTCTGTAATTCTACAGAGTGACTCCCCTTTCTTAAAGGCGATGGAGTTTGAACAGATGGAGCCGCGAGATACCGATGCATCGGATAGTACTGTTCTTGAGATATCAAAAACGCAAAATAATGAGGAGGCATCAATACCACCTAAGCACAAGTTTTCATTGGATGGTACGTTCAGCATAACAAGTTTGTAGCGTGCAAATCTATTCTTTGTATTTTAGGTTGTATCCACTAACTGAGAGGGCTGTCGTTTTGTACAACCCATATGCATCTTCTATTTATGTTGCTATAATACAGTTTTTTTATTAAACAACAAGCACCAAAATCAGTATGGATTACAACGACATGAATACAGTGAATATAGGTATGTATAATCAAACAATTCTGTCGTTGACTGCCAGAGAAAAGGAGAGTAAAGACAGGGAAATTCTTTGAAATTGATGGGGAGCTTAGATGACATGAAAGTCTActtggagaattttcataattatatATAGAAAGGGACTGATGGGCTCAGTTCGACTGTAAGTTGATAAGAAAAAACGTCGCTGGCAGATTTATCAAGCAACTGTTTTTTATGTCACAATTTTTTCTTCCATTTTACAACAACGAGGCATTTTTTCTGGCGTAAGTTTCCTTCGGAGTGTCTGTGCAACAAAGCGTACATAAGCGATAACACACAGTTTTTTTAAAGATCCTACTGCACTAGGAGGATCCGGCGTATTTCTAAAGCCTTCAATAAGGCTGGTCCCCATAGCAAGAAGGGAAAACAGCAATTTAAAGGCGTCAAGATAGTTGAGGTACAGAATGTGCGAGCGTTAGAATTATTATTACTTCACGCCGAGCGTGCATGGGCCAGAGCTATGGAGCTCAAAGAGAATGAGGAGACGAACCACAGAACGCGATTTCGTGTCCGCCGACGTCTGAAGAAGGCGGTGCGTTGGTCCAATTATTTAATCGAAGTGAGCGAGGATTGCGTGGATGATCGAACGTCACTGGAGATTCAAGCATACGCCAATTGGATAAAAAGTGTTTATTTATTTGAATGTAAGTCTGGGAAAAACGTGGTTGATCAATTGACCGTTGCAAAAGCCCATTACATGCAACTCATTCTCCTCGTACAGCCTCACCAAAAGCAGTTCTATTTGAAACGAGTTGAAGAGATCGAGATCATGCTGAAATACACCATGCTTGATGCAAGTTCGCAATCCCTATCAACAAGCTACGACAACATTCAAGACATGCTAATGATCGCAGCACATGACCCGACACTGAAAGTGCTTGAATCGAAGCTTCAAGGTAGCATTAAAGAAACGCATTATAAGCAAGTTAACCAGACAAAGGACTTGTTTTTATTAGGCAAGCCAGTCCCTGTCCAAAACACCGACTTGCGCATCTGCATTTTAAATCTCGACAAAACTCTGGCCAAGATGCATGACGAAGTAACCGATCTGCAGACAAAGTTTGACTTGATTGACCGTATTCTAGTCCTTATCAACGATACCAGACAGCACATCACCGAACAAAAGCGTTTAATACAAGACGACGATGCATCTACTAAGGGACTGGACCAACTTACTGCATATCTAGGCCATATCGAAAGGGAACAGCTTAAGGAAAGAAACTTGCTTCTCAGCCAAGAAATTGAGCAAAAAATTGACCAAGCGGGATTAGAAAAAGCCTCACTCAATGATCTGGGCGATATCGTTCGATATTATGAGTTTGCCTCGCAGCTTCTCGACGAATCTGGGCAACTTATCTGTAATACCGAATTTGAGGATCCGGACCGACGAGCCCACCAAGAAGTGCAATTTCTTGCATTCAAGGGGATGCGCTGCTATTATATTGGCCTAGCGTGTGCAGTCCAGGAAAGATGGGACCAGGCCCTGGCGTTATgggaaagaagtaaacaatatgtAGAACTAGCAAAAAGGTGCCAGACCCCGACAGACGAAACGCAGCTGACAGGGCTCATCAAAAAACTAGAGGAAAAGCTTTCGACGGCCAAAATCTGGGGATGTGCCAAGGCCTATCTGTTCGATCTGTACAAAAGAGAAGAAGACGCCAATGCCCAAGAAAATGCAGATAAGAGCGATCCGAAACGGATAGGAGACCCATTTTTCTATGTCAAGCGCGTTAACTTACATTGCATTGAACGAGAAAAAATCGTTGAATTTCCACCATTTCCAAATCTCATTCCTTGTAAGTCCATATTCCTGGACTTGGCGCGTAAGCAGTGTTCGGCACCTGATTTAAAGGAAGAAACAAAAGCACCAAGAACAGGATTTTTCTCTAGATTTTGGTAACACGCTCAAAAGAACCCCCTTCCTGGGCCCACAAACAACTAATTTATTCCCTTTTTCTAGAGGGCCGGGAAGATGGCTGAGGTCGAGAGTAAGAAGCGACTGATACACGGTGTGTTTCGGATGTGGACCAACGAAATTCAAGTCGAAGTTGGAAGCTTCGCATTTTAAAGTGTATCACACATAAAGAGAAAAAAGCAGATTCACAATGGTCCAAAAGTCTCTTGTTATCCAATCGCCGAATTCTGAATTTTGTCATATGGAGGCGTTATATTAGGTATACGCACATCGAAAGAGTAATGGAGGCGTTATATTAAGTATATACATATACACATCGAAAGAGTAATTCGAGTGGCACAGGTTGATCGTCTGAGGTACAACGTCGTTGAAGGGTGCAAAAAGCTGTCTCTTCGATTGACCCAAAGTGCGTGGTAATCGATTTTCACAGAACAGACTTGAAGTGAGATTCTAGTTTGGGGTGTGCGCCTTTTTCGATACAAGTTTCGTGATAGACATGGAGGTCGTGGttgaacaaaattgtgttttgtgaTGCGCCGTTTTTTTTGTACGAAAATGATAGCTTTTTGCCGCATCCGCAATTTTGCGAATTCTGTGATGGTGTGCGTGTGTCCCAATGTGTGCGTTGATCTTCTGGGGGCTGCATCGTCGGTTCGCCTGAGCTGAGAGGCGTTAGATTGGCGGAGTTGTCCTGACTGCAAGACGTGGTTGGCGCGTTGAAGGGCGTGTTGGGTCTGAGCATTGACGGGTTTTGGTTTGGTTCGCGCTCTTTGAGAGTACACATGAAATTCGACATAAAGAGGTGGTCGGAGGAGCTGGAGTGGGGGGAGTTTTCTTCGACGAGGTCCAAGATGTCTTGGATGATCTTTTTTTGCCTTTGTTCGGAGCGATCGGCGCGAAGCATGCGTTGAAACAGCGTCGGTGGAAGTGAGGAGACAAAATCTTGCAGCGCGCGGGTGTCTAGTGTCTTTGACAGGAGAGAGAGAGTGTCTCTGGGTCCGAGGACTTGAGCCATGCTCGTTACGAGAAGCTCGCGAGTGATAACGGGGTCCGAGTAAGAGAGTTGGGCGGTCAGGCGCAGGGCGTGGGTCCAGTGGCTCGTGTCACACAAGGAGTAAGAAGGCGTGCATTGAACAAGGTGCGACAGAGACGGCGCGTCATCGAGGTACAGGATGAGCTGGAGCGCTTCAAAATAGCGTTGGAGGCGGATTAATAGGTGAATGGATGCAGAGAAGAAGCCGGAAGAGTAGCAGATATCGAAGAGAGCTTCGGCGTGGAATGAGTAGGACTGATTATCTGTCGTGATGGAGGACAGGAGGAGGGATTTCGATGGCCAAGTGAGTGAGTGGGCGCCGCGCTTGGGACAATACCAGCGACGATTGATGAGCCGGAAGGGGGGGGAGGTGGCGTTGGGGGAGGTGGCGTCGTGGTTGAGGTTTAAGTGGACGTGATTATTTTCAAGTAGGTGTAGCGCGTCGGCTTCTTCGTCTGGCGAGAGGGCTCTCCACAATTGGTCGTTGGCGTTTGCGAGTTGTTCATCTAGAGTCACTTCGAACCACCGATGTACGACCGCGGGGGCTTTTTTAGAGTTAATGCGTTTTTCGACAAGCTTTTGATAGTACGCGGCGGATAGGAGTTTTTTGTTCGGGTGGTTCGAGAAGGCGTCTTCTGCGTTGTCCGTGTGAAGTCCCGGATAGGCCGAGACGGCGCACGAGACGGCCGCACTTGGGTCTACGAGGAGTAGGGGTTTTAGATATCGCAGGGTCAGAGACAGGTCTCCGAGGGTCGTTAATCGAGATAGAACGGAGTTGCTTTTTTTCGCTGACAGGAGTTCGCGGAGTTCCAGATGACACAGGAAGCGCATTTTCCAGAAGTCCGGATAGGGAGAGTGCTGAGAGGGTGTTTGGGCGTGGAGGTCTTTTTTTTGGCTCCAGGACTCGAAGTCCTGTTCGTCGCGTGTGAACAACCAGTTGAGAACTGTGTTCCAGCGCCTTTGGTTGCAGATGAAAACGAGGTCTCGGAACCAGAGAGCTCGGTAGAACCGCTTGCAGAACACCAGGGCGTCTTGCTCGGTCCAGGGGTTGCGGAGGTCGTGGTAGGGAGAGACGCCGAATTCGAAGCAGGCGGTGCAGAGGTCGTAGGCGTTCAAGTCTTGTTCTCTTTCGGGAAAAAAAATCTGATCGTACGAGAGGATCCAGCTGCGGAGCGTGCGGGAGAGCGAAAAGCGGACTGGCTTGTTGGAGCGGACGCAGCGCCTGTAGAGGTCGACCTTTTCGCGGGCTAGGTGAGTCAGCAGTTTGAAGTCGGCGGGCTGCGGCTGGACGTGGGAGGAATGGGCGAGAGTCGGCGGAGCGGCGGGCAGCGAAGGACCGGGCGAAGGGGTGGCCTGAGAAGTTTTGGCGGAGGACAGAGAGGCGGTTTTGACGTCTCTCGCGGAATCTGGGCGTGCAGGGAGATAGCCGAGGCGATCGGAGGCGGTGTCCGCGGAACCGGAGGGCGAGCTTTTGGTGAGGAGGCTCTTCATTGGGCCGCCGAGAGCTTGAGAAGTCAGATAGGCGGAGAGCGTGTCGAGGATATCGCGGCGATGCGAATAGGGGATGTTGTCGCTGGAATGGCGGTGGACTTCTTCCGCTCTCGCGTTCAGGGAGAGACGCGCGGAAGAGGGGAACGGAAAAGAGGGACTGGTTTTAGGCTTGAGCAAGCTCAGAGTCTCGATGGTGGCCATTCTTCTCTTGACAAGATTGGCAGACGTCCCGAGCTGCCTGGCGAGAGAAGAAGAAGCAGCGAGTCGCGCGGGCGCTGGCAGCACCTGAGGTGCGGAGGTCGCGTCTTGTTGTCGCAGGTCGGGTACAACAACTAAAGAGGAGTAGTCGAGAGCGGCGCAGGACCCGCCGTCGCGCACGCTCGGTAGGTCCGAGCAGGAGGAGGATTTGAGCATGTTGCGAGAGGGAACAGGATCGGGTGAAGGCGGGGCGTCATTTTGGGCGAACTCGCTGGGCGGTCGATGACAGCCGTAATTTTGTGTTTTTCGTTCGACGAGATGAGCAGGTGTCGCACCAGGCGTCGCACCAGGTGGCGCTAGCGGCGACTCTCTGGCCCGGATCGGGAGAAAGGGGAGTGCGGGATCGCGAGAATGGGCCGTCGCGGCAGCAAGACCGTCCTTAGCGACGGTCGATTGGAGGAGCGTCGAGGGACCACCACCTGTCAAAGGTGGCGA
This sequence is a window from Schistocerca gregaria isolate iqSchGreg1 unplaced genomic scaffold, iqSchGreg1.2 ptg000720l, whole genome shotgun sequence. Protein-coding genes within it:
- the LOC126320432 gene encoding probable short/branched chain specific acyl-CoA dehydrogenase; this translates as MQVMFPFKSFHSSAQCCRSRYGLRHYHASQPIRSSALTCLTEDESLLRDTVARFSAEKIAPLVKKMDETCTLDPSIIKACFENGLMGIEIDQELGGAGISFFSSIIAIEELAKVDPSVSIFVDVQNTLAGTAIRQFGSKDLQAKYLPRLAQDTVGSFCLSEWGSGSDAFALKTTAVRDGEDYVLNGTKAWITNSAEAGLFVVFANADFSKGYKGITSFIVERNMPGLKIGKKEDKLGIRASSTCEVILENVRVPSENVLGEFGKGYKIAIEVLNEGRIGIGAQMLGIAEGALAKTIPYLTQRKQFGKFIHEFQGVQFSLADLSVDVESTRLLVYNAARLKDEGKPFIIEAAQAKLQSSIIASKVASACINLCGGVGFTKELGVEKYYRDAKIGEIYEGTSNICRETIAKYLIPLYQPK
- the LOC126320431 gene encoding signal recognition particle subunit SRP68-like isoform X1, with amino-acid sequence MEFEQMEPRDTDASDSTVLEISKTQNNEEASIPPKHKFSLDVFLLNNKHQNQYGLQRHEYSEYRSYCTRRIRRISKAFNKAGPHSKKGKQQFKGVKIVEVQNVRALELLLLHAERAWARAMELKENEETNHRTRFRVRRRLKKAVRWSNYLIEVSEDCVDDRTSLEIQAYANWIKSVYLFECKSGKNVVDQLTVAKAHYMQLILLVQPHQKQFYLKRVEEIEIMLKYTMLDASSQSLSTSYDNIQDMLMIAAHDPTLKVLESKLQGSIKETHYKQVNQTKDLFLLGKPVPVQNTDLRICILNLDKTLAKMHDEVTDLQTKFDLIDRILVLINDTRQHITEQKRLIQDDDASTKGLDQLTAYLGHIEREQLKERNLLLSQEIEQKIDQAGLEKASLNDLGDIVRYYEFASQLLDESGQLICNTEFEDPDRRAHQEVQFLAFKGMRCYYIGLACAVQERWDQALALWERSKQYVELAKRCQTPTDETQLTGLIKKLEEKLSTAKIWGCAKAYLFDLYKREEDANAQENADKSDPKRIGDPFFYVKRVNLHCIEREKIVEFPPFPNLIPCKSIFLDLARKQCSAPDLKEETKAPRTGFFSRFW
- the LOC126320431 gene encoding signal recognition particle subunit SRP68-like isoform X2, whose amino-acid sequence is MSQFFLPFYNNEAFFLASYCTRRIRRISKAFNKAGPHSKKGKQQFKGVKIVEVQNVRALELLLLHAERAWARAMELKENEETNHRTRFRVRRRLKKAVRWSNYLIEVSEDCVDDRTSLEIQAYANWIKSVYLFECKSGKNVVDQLTVAKAHYMQLILLVQPHQKQFYLKRVEEIEIMLKYTMLDASSQSLSTSYDNIQDMLMIAAHDPTLKVLESKLQGSIKETHYKQVNQTKDLFLLGKPVPVQNTDLRICILNLDKTLAKMHDEVTDLQTKFDLIDRILVLINDTRQHITEQKRLIQDDDASTKGLDQLTAYLGHIEREQLKERNLLLSQEIEQKIDQAGLEKASLNDLGDIVRYYEFASQLLDESGQLICNTEFEDPDRRAHQEVQFLAFKGMRCYYIGLACAVQERWDQALALWERSKQYVELAKRCQTPTDETQLTGLIKKLEEKLSTAKIWGCAKAYLFDLYKREEDANAQENADKSDPKRIGDPFFYVKRVNLHCIEREKIVEFPPFPNLIPCKSIFLDLARKQCSAPDLKEETKAPRTGFFSRFW